Proteins encoded in a region of the Thermotoga sp. KOL6 genome:
- a CDS encoding DUF4914 family protein: MKTSILERFVFSEEVRDIVENAPEIIIPESRKEILEIAIADKDLFEVGYEVPGKGFVVEAIVTRCKNGLVINYPEPYMRRRDPNALVVGDNMETDKPRFKERFGMDFEPVREETFEWLKRQELIIMPFMAGGYDYGYPAVLVAPKNAGFFVGGLADLQFFIPADEVPENFKPKLYMFLAPPFRHTHFEGKQVVVHYRHNSHYEIFSYNLYPGPSAKKGVYGFLLHIGEKEKWVTAHASAVKVITPYENELVIMHEGASGGGKSEILEEIHREPDGRIKLAENILTGEVFYIDLKETCKLQPVADDMFMCHPKLQTGKKLVAKDAEAGWFIRVDHITNYGSAPDLERLTIHPPEPLIFFNIYAVPNSTALIWEHIEDEPGKPCPNPRVILPKRFMKDAISDPVEVDVRSFGVRTPPCTKEKPTYGIVGLMQVLPPAIAWLWRLAAPRGFANPSIVSTKGMTSEGVGTFWPFSSGKMVRLANILLEQIIDTPGTRYILVPNQHIGAYKVGFMPEWIAREYLSRRGGVRFRPNQLVPAKCTLLGFSLKEMKIEGIMIPKELLQPHLQPEVGEKAFEKGSQELKEFFKKQLKKFLTDDLNPVGREIIQCCLDDGSLEDYLKIIPMNF; the protein is encoded by the coding sequence GTGAAAACAAGCATTTTAGAAAGATTTGTATTTTCAGAAGAAGTTAGAGATATTGTAGAGAATGCTCCTGAAATAATAATACCAGAAAGTAGAAAAGAAATTCTTGAAATTGCAATAGCCGATAAGGATTTGTTCGAGGTGGGCTACGAAGTTCCTGGAAAAGGGTTCGTAGTAGAAGCTATTGTCACACGGTGCAAAAACGGATTGGTGATAAACTATCCAGAACCGTATATGAGAAGGAGAGATCCAAATGCACTCGTAGTTGGTGACAATATGGAAACAGATAAACCAAGGTTCAAAGAAAGATTTGGAATGGATTTTGAGCCCGTGAGAGAGGAAACCTTTGAATGGCTAAAAAGACAAGAGCTGATCATCATGCCTTTCATGGCTGGAGGATACGATTATGGATATCCTGCCGTACTAGTAGCACCGAAAAACGCAGGATTCTTCGTAGGGGGACTTGCTGATCTACAATTTTTTATCCCGGCAGACGAAGTCCCCGAAAATTTCAAACCGAAGTTGTACATGTTTCTTGCCCCTCCTTTCAGACATACTCACTTCGAAGGCAAGCAGGTGGTGGTACATTACAGACACAACTCTCATTACGAAATCTTCTCTTACAACCTCTATCCTGGTCCCAGTGCGAAAAAGGGCGTCTATGGTTTCTTGCTTCACATAGGGGAAAAAGAAAAATGGGTTACTGCACACGCTTCAGCAGTGAAAGTAATCACTCCTTACGAGAACGAGCTCGTGATCATGCACGAGGGTGCCAGTGGCGGTGGAAAAAGTGAAATTCTCGAAGAAATCCACAGAGAACCAGACGGAAGAATAAAATTGGCAGAAAACATACTAACCGGAGAGGTTTTCTACATAGATCTCAAGGAAACTTGTAAGCTACAACCTGTGGCAGACGATATGTTCATGTGTCATCCAAAACTTCAAACTGGAAAAAAACTCGTGGCGAAAGATGCAGAAGCTGGTTGGTTCATCAGAGTGGATCACATAACTAACTATGGAAGTGCACCAGATCTTGAAAGATTAACCATTCACCCGCCCGAACCACTTATTTTCTTCAACATATACGCTGTCCCCAATTCAACGGCTTTGATTTGGGAACACATAGAAGATGAACCTGGGAAACCTTGTCCAAACCCACGAGTTATTCTTCCAAAACGTTTCATGAAAGACGCGATATCTGATCCTGTAGAGGTGGACGTTAGAAGTTTTGGAGTGAGGACACCTCCATGTACCAAAGAGAAGCCAACGTATGGGATCGTAGGCCTCATGCAAGTGCTACCTCCAGCTATAGCATGGCTCTGGCGACTGGCAGCGCCAAGGGGATTCGCCAATCCAAGTATCGTCAGCACCAAAGGCATGACAAGTGAGGGAGTAGGAACCTTTTGGCCTTTTTCTTCCGGGAAAATGGTAAGGTTGGCTAACATACTGCTCGAACAAATCATCGATACACCTGGAACGAGATACATTCTTGTCCCCAACCAGCATATTGGTGCTTACAAGGTTGGATTTATGCCGGAATGGATTGCAAGAGAGTATCTCTCAAGAAGAGGTGGTGTAAGATTCAGACCGAATCAGCTAGTTCCGGCAAAGTGTACACTTCTTGGTTTTTCGTTGAAAGAGATGAAAATAGAAGGAATTATGATTCCAAAAGAGCTTTTACAACCACATCTTCAACCGGAGGTTGGCGAAAAAGCATTTGAAAAAGGCTCTCAAGAACTCAAAGAGTTTTTCAAAAAACAACTAAAAAAATTCCTCACCGATGATTTGAACCCAGTTGGAAGAGAAATTATACAATGCTGCTTAGACGACGGTTCACTGGAAGATTATTTAAAAATCATACCGATGAACTTTTAA
- a CDS encoding lactate utilization protein: MSLRNELWMWKKEKVAEVVSNNLKRKKHEVWILQDVKDILEKVKELIPEGSTVAVGGSLTLLDTGILDILRRGKYNFLDRYSAKTREEIEEIYRKSFWADYYLTSANAVTEDGKLVFLDGNGNRVAAVVYGPRNVIVVVSVNKVVKNVEEARERLRYISPMNSKRLNLETPCAKTGFCADCSSPQRICDYFMVVESGVRQPGRFKILLTLEDFGL; this comes from the coding sequence GTGAGCTTAAGGAACGAACTTTGGATGTGGAAAAAAGAAAAAGTTGCAGAGGTAGTCTCTAACAATTTAAAACGCAAAAAACATGAAGTTTGGATTCTTCAAGACGTAAAGGATATTCTCGAAAAAGTAAAAGAGCTTATCCCCGAAGGTTCAACTGTTGCGGTTGGTGGTTCTCTCACTCTATTGGATACCGGTATCTTAGATATTCTAAGAAGAGGGAAATACAACTTTCTTGACAGATACAGCGCAAAGACTCGGGAGGAGATAGAGGAGATCTATAGAAAAAGTTTTTGGGCAGATTACTACTTAACCAGTGCCAACGCTGTGACAGAGGATGGAAAGTTAGTCTTCCTTGATGGGAACGGAAACAGAGTAGCTGCTGTTGTTTACGGTCCACGGAACGTGATAGTGGTGGTGAGTGTGAACAAAGTTGTAAAAAATGTCGAAGAGGCAAGAGAAAGATTGAGATATATCTCTCCTATGAATTCGAAACGATTGAACCTCGAAACACCTTGCGCCAAAACAGGTTTTTGTGCAGATTGTTCTTCCCCCCAGAGGATATGTGATTACTTCATGGTGGTAGAGTCTGGTGTGAGACAGCCGGGAAGATTCAAGATATTGTTGACTTTGGAAGACTTTGGACTTTAA